Proteins from a single region of Haloarcula laminariae:
- a CDS encoding DNA topoisomerase IV subunit A has translation MSSETKTQEEEAREKLIDLAEEFYDQFAEGDVPTMSIPTRTKSNIEYDEDKSVWVYGDRQSTRSAKTVSGAEKLLKATYAIDFLAQQLEEDRSSTLRELYYLSESWDLEEAQFNSQDESNDLIEDLEIVSDVTREDFHMRPEESGATIMGPLKLREQTRRGEREIHCQKDVGEGGYQIPNNPDTIEFLENDADFVLCVETGGMRDRLVENGFDDEYNVIVVHLKGQPARATRRITKRLHDELDLPVTVFTDGDPWSYRIYGSVAYGSIKSAHLSEYLATPEAQFIGIRPEDIVEYDLPTDPLSDSDINALESELEDPRFQTEFWKEQIELQLDIGKKAEQQALASRGLDFVTETYLPERLTEMGVID, from the coding sequence ATGAGTTCAGAGACCAAGACACAGGAGGAGGAGGCCCGCGAGAAGCTCATCGACCTCGCCGAAGAGTTCTACGACCAGTTCGCCGAGGGGGACGTCCCCACGATGTCCATCCCGACGCGGACCAAGTCGAACATCGAGTACGACGAGGACAAGTCGGTGTGGGTGTACGGCGACCGACAGTCGACACGGTCCGCGAAGACCGTCTCGGGCGCCGAGAAGCTCCTGAAGGCGACCTATGCCATCGATTTCCTCGCCCAGCAGCTGGAGGAGGACCGCTCCTCCACCCTGCGTGAGCTGTACTACCTCTCGGAGTCGTGGGACCTGGAGGAGGCCCAGTTCAACAGCCAGGACGAGTCCAACGACCTCATCGAGGACCTGGAAATCGTCTCGGACGTGACCCGCGAGGACTTCCACATGCGCCCCGAGGAGTCGGGCGCGACCATCATGGGGCCGCTGAAACTGCGCGAGCAGACCCGCCGCGGCGAGCGCGAGATTCACTGCCAGAAGGACGTGGGCGAGGGCGGCTACCAGATTCCGAACAACCCCGACACCATCGAGTTCCTGGAGAACGACGCCGACTTCGTCCTCTGTGTGGAGACCGGTGGCATGCGCGACCGGCTCGTCGAGAACGGGTTCGACGACGAGTACAACGTCATCGTCGTCCACCTCAAGGGCCAGCCGGCGCGGGCGACACGCCGCATCACCAAGCGGCTCCACGACGAGCTCGACCTCCCGGTCACGGTCTTCACTGACGGTGACCCGTGGTCGTACCGCATCTACGGCTCCGTCGCCTACGGCTCTATCAAGTCCGCGCACCTCTCGGAGTATCTGGCGACCCCGGAGGCGCAGTTCATCGGCATCCGGCCCGAGGACATCGTGGAGTACGACCTCCCGACGGACCCGCTGTCGGACTCGGACATCAACGCCCTCGAATCGGAACTGGAGGACCCGCGCTTCCAGACGGAGTTCTGGAAGGAGCAGATAGAGCTGCAACTCGACATCGGGAAGAAGGCCGAACAGCAGGCGCTCGCGTCGCGCGGCCTCGACTTCGTGACCGAGACGTACCTGCCCGAGCGGCTGACCGAGATGGGCGTCATCGACTGA
- a CDS encoding type II/IV secretion system ATPase subunit → MSNPETPDPGDRVQNPLGQIQAWLSRTATILSGTAVPESNYDPARHGTVTHFSGLDGWEELERYWLNAPFAFVSINRDPETDEKRYHVVEPSLTDFESELLDRLYEDIRGPLIYRDGVDDDPERALREELYDRLEEYGVVIEAETFYRLFYYLYRSFQGYGLIDPLMHDPAIEDISCDGSDLPIFVYHDEYTDVETNIAFAEQELNNFVIQLAQRSGRHVSVSDPVVSTTLPDGSRIELALGEEVTPRGSAFTIRKYADEPFTPIDLLNFGTFSLEMLAYLWLAIESNKSLIFAGGTAAGKTTSMNALAMFIPPRSKVLTIEDTRELSLYHDNWLSSVTRERLDDSDITMYDLLRSALRHRPEYIIVGEVRGEEAITLFQAMNTGHTTFSTMHADSVQTVINRLENEPINVPRPMVQSLDILCVQVLARSGDERVRRAKTLAEIEGIDQRTGELDYSTTYSWEATSDRFQERNSELTEEIREERGWSQSELLTEINDRKRFLTFLQEQGVTDYRRFTAMVNKYYADKEQVMERIGSAE, encoded by the coding sequence ATGTCTAACCCCGAAACACCCGACCCTGGTGACCGCGTCCAGAACCCTCTGGGCCAGATACAGGCGTGGCTCTCCCGGACCGCCACTATCCTCTCGGGGACGGCCGTGCCCGAATCCAACTACGACCCGGCCCGCCACGGGACGGTGACGCACTTCTCGGGGCTGGACGGGTGGGAGGAGCTCGAACGGTACTGGCTCAACGCGCCCTTTGCGTTCGTCTCCATCAACCGCGACCCCGAAACCGACGAGAAGCGCTATCACGTGGTCGAGCCCTCGCTCACCGATTTCGAGTCGGAGCTGCTGGACCGGCTCTACGAGGACATCCGCGGCCCGCTCATCTACCGCGACGGGGTCGACGACGACCCCGAACGCGCGCTCCGGGAGGAGCTGTACGACCGACTGGAGGAGTACGGCGTCGTCATCGAGGCCGAGACGTTCTACCGCCTCTTTTACTACCTCTACCGCTCGTTCCAGGGCTACGGCCTCATCGACCCGCTGATGCACGACCCGGCCATCGAGGACATCTCCTGTGACGGCTCGGACCTCCCCATCTTCGTCTACCACGACGAGTACACCGACGTCGAGACCAACATCGCCTTCGCGGAACAGGAGCTGAACAACTTCGTCATCCAGCTCGCCCAGCGGTCGGGCCGGCACGTCTCCGTCTCCGACCCCGTCGTCTCGACGACGCTGCCCGACGGCTCGCGCATCGAGTTGGCGCTGGGCGAGGAGGTCACGCCACGCGGGTCCGCCTTTACTATCCGGAAGTACGCCGACGAACCGTTCACGCCCATCGACCTCCTGAACTTCGGCACCTTCTCCCTGGAGATGCTCGCGTACCTCTGGCTGGCCATCGAGTCAAACAAGTCGCTCATCTTCGCCGGCGGGACGGCGGCCGGGAAGACGACCTCGATGAACGCCCTGGCGATGTTCATCCCGCCCCGCTCGAAGGTGCTGACCATCGAGGACACCCGCGAGCTGTCGCTGTACCACGACAACTGGCTCTCCTCCGTGACTCGCGAGCGGCTGGACGATTCCGATATCACGATGTACGACCTCCTGCGCTCGGCGCTCCGGCACCGCCCCGAGTACATCATCGTCGGCGAGGTCCGTGGCGAGGAGGCCATCACGCTGTTCCAGGCGATGAACACCGGCCACACGACGTTCTCGACGATGCACGCCGACTCCGTCCAGACGGTCATCAACCGCCTGGAGAACGAGCCCATCAACGTCCCGCGGCCGATGGTCCAGAGCCTCGACATCCTCTGTGTGCAGGTGCTGGCCCGGTCGGGCGACGAGCGGGTCCGCCGCGCCAAGACCCTCGCCGAAATCGAGGGCATCGACCAGCGGACCGGCGAGCTCGACTACTCGACGACCTACTCCTGGGAGGCCACGAGCGACCGGTTCCAGGAGCGAAACAGCGAACTGACCGAGGAGATACGCGAGGAGCGCGGCTGGAGCCAGTCGGAGCTGCTCACCGAGATAAACGACCGGAAGCGCTTTCTCACCTTCCTTCAGGAGCAGGGCGTCACCGACTACCGACGCTTCACCGCGATGGTCAACAAGTACTACGCGGACAAGGAGCAAGTGATGGAGCGCATCGGCTCCGCGGAGTAA
- a CDS encoding MBL fold metallo-hydrolase, with translation MTVRHDGITAEWLGYATLRLEGDDTVVYLDPGRYGVLTGEWEPDAPDADHPPARDYAPQDGDIVLVTHVHHYDPDGIRRVASEDATVVAFEGLDVHATDRDVDRLADLDYEVRQVSMEDELLVGDVPVWTMPAYNREDGPNVRADGSPIHPKGIGCGFLLAVDDTRVFWPGDSDVLDGHAELDVSLFCPSIASSYTMDRHDAADLAEAMEPDLVLPIHYNTFESLSADSGAFAEDVAKRGVPVVLDER, from the coding sequence ATGACTGTCAGACACGACGGCATCACCGCCGAGTGGCTGGGCTACGCGACGCTCCGCCTGGAAGGCGACGACACGGTCGTCTATCTCGACCCCGGGCGGTACGGCGTCCTCACCGGCGAGTGGGAGCCGGACGCGCCGGACGCTGACCACCCGCCCGCACGCGACTACGCGCCCCAAGACGGGGACATCGTCCTCGTGACACACGTTCACCACTACGACCCCGACGGCATCCGACGCGTCGCGAGCGAGGACGCCACGGTCGTCGCGTTCGAGGGCCTCGACGTCCACGCCACCGACCGCGACGTCGACCGGCTCGCCGACCTCGACTACGAGGTCCGTCAGGTGTCGATGGAGGACGAACTGCTCGTGGGCGACGTGCCCGTCTGGACGATGCCGGCGTACAACCGCGAGGACGGCCCGAACGTCCGGGCCGACGGCAGCCCCATCCATCCGAAGGGTATCGGCTGTGGGTTCCTCCTCGCCGTCGACGACACCAGGGTGTTCTGGCCCGGCGACAGCGACGTACTCGACGGTCACGCCGAACTGGACGTCTCGCTGTTCTGTCCGTCCATCGCCAGCAGCTACACGATGGACCGACACGACGCCGCCGACCTGGCCGAGGCGATGGAGCCGGACCTCGTCCTTCCGATACACTACAACACGTTCGAGTCCCTTTCGGCCGACTCGGGCGCCTTCGCCGAGGACGTCGCGAAACGCGGCGTCCCGGTCGTGCTGGACGAGCGCTAG
- the gyrB gene encoding DNA topoisomerase (ATP-hydrolyzing) subunit B, producing MSGESEEYGAKSIQTLEGLEAVRKRPAMYIGSTDARGLHHLVYEVVDNAIDEALAGYCDTIDVTIHEDGSVSVSDDGRGIPVDEHEEHGRPAVEVVMTILHAGGKFDNKSYQVSGGLHGVGVSVVNALSKWLEVEVKRDGALWKMRFDHGEPEYDLKKVRDLEPDEGTGTTVRFWPDDEIFETGDFTFSTLSSRLRELAFLNSGVAIGIHDERDGTSEAFEYEGGIREFVEYLNETKEPLHRDVIYFEDEEEIPEGVVQVEIAMQGTDDLQGSIHAFANNINTREGGDHLTGFKTSLTRVINDYATDNGLLKDLDDTLKGDDIREGLTAVISVKHPDPQFEGQTKTKLGNSEVRGIVESAMHDGLSTFFEEHPDTAEAIVGKAVEAAKARKAAKKAEELTRRKSALDSTALPGKLADCQTREPEDAELFVVEGDSAGGSAKQGRNPEFQAILPIKGKILNVEKHRLDRILENNEIRNLITALGTGIGDEFDIDDLRYEKIIMMTDADVDGAHIRTLLLTLLYRHMKPLIEAGYVYASQPPLYRVRYRGNTYDAMTEEERDRIVEEKCDGNPTQVQRFKGLGEMNPQQLWDTTMDPDNRILKQITIEDAAAADKMFNVLMGDAVEPRKEFIKEHSPEAEWVDI from the coding sequence ATGTCAGGAGAGTCTGAAGAGTACGGCGCTAAGTCGATCCAGACCCTGGAAGGGTTAGAGGCCGTCCGGAAACGGCCGGCGATGTACATCGGGTCGACCGACGCTCGGGGTCTCCACCATCTCGTCTACGAAGTCGTCGACAACGCTATCGACGAGGCCCTCGCCGGGTACTGTGACACTATCGACGTGACTATCCACGAAGACGGCTCGGTCTCCGTCAGCGACGACGGCCGCGGTATCCCCGTGGACGAACACGAAGAGCACGGCCGCCCCGCGGTCGAGGTCGTGATGACTATCCTCCACGCCGGGGGGAAGTTCGACAACAAGTCCTACCAGGTGTCGGGCGGGCTCCACGGCGTCGGGGTCAGCGTCGTCAACGCCCTCTCGAAGTGGCTCGAAGTCGAGGTCAAGCGCGACGGCGCGCTGTGGAAGATGCGATTCGACCACGGCGAGCCCGAGTACGACCTGAAGAAGGTCCGGGACCTCGAACCGGACGAGGGGACGGGCACCACGGTGCGGTTCTGGCCCGACGACGAGATATTCGAGACCGGCGATTTCACCTTCTCGACGCTCTCGTCCCGCCTTCGCGAACTCGCCTTCCTCAACTCCGGCGTGGCTATCGGCATCCACGACGAGCGCGACGGGACCAGCGAGGCGTTCGAGTACGAGGGCGGCATCAGGGAGTTCGTCGAGTATCTCAACGAGACCAAAGAGCCGCTCCACCGCGACGTCATCTACTTCGAGGACGAGGAGGAGATTCCCGAGGGGGTCGTCCAGGTCGAAATCGCGATGCAGGGGACCGACGACCTCCAGGGCTCAATCCACGCCTTCGCGAACAACATCAACACCCGCGAGGGCGGGGACCACCTCACCGGCTTCAAGACCTCGCTGACGCGGGTCATCAACGACTACGCGACCGACAACGGGCTGTTGAAGGACCTCGACGACACCCTCAAGGGCGACGACATCCGGGAGGGGCTGACAGCGGTCATCTCGGTCAAACACCCCGACCCGCAGTTCGAGGGCCAGACCAAGACCAAGCTGGGCAACTCCGAGGTCCGCGGCATCGTCGAGTCGGCGATGCACGACGGGCTCTCGACGTTCTTCGAGGAGCACCCCGACACCGCCGAAGCCATCGTCGGCAAGGCCGTCGAGGCCGCCAAGGCCCGCAAGGCCGCCAAGAAGGCCGAGGAGCTCACCCGACGGAAGTCCGCGCTGGACTCGACGGCGCTGCCCGGGAAGCTGGCCGACTGCCAGACCCGGGAGCCGGAGGACGCCGAGCTGTTCGTCGTGGAGGGCGACTCCGCGGGCGGCAGCGCAAAGCAGGGCCGCAACCCCGAGTTCCAGGCCATCCTCCCCATCAAGGGGAAGATTCTGAACGTCGAGAAACACCGCCTGGACCGGATTCTGGAGAACAACGAGATTCGGAACCTCATCACGGCGCTGGGAACCGGTATCGGCGACGAGTTCGACATCGACGACCTGCGCTACGAGAAGATAATCATGATGACCGACGCCGACGTGGACGGGGCCCACATCCGCACCCTCCTGCTCACCCTGCTCTACCGGCACATGAAGCCGCTCATCGAGGCGGGCTACGTCTACGCCTCCCAGCCCCCCCTCTACCGCGTGCGCTACCGGGGCAACACCTACGACGCGATGACCGAGGAGGAACGCGATAGGATTGTCGAGGAGAAGTGCGACGGCAACCCGACGCAGGTCCAGCGGTTCAAGGGGCTGGGCGAGATGAACCCCCAGCAGCTCTGGGACACGACGATGGACCCGGACAACCGCATCCTGAAACAGATAACCATCGAGGACGCCGCCGCCGCGGACAAGATGTTCAACGTCCTGATGGGCGACGCAGTCGAACCGCGCAAGGAGTTCATCAAGGAACACTCGCCGGAAGCGGAGTGGGTTGACATATGA
- a CDS encoding DNA topoisomerase VI subunit B — protein sequence MTSFQSQLGDGEGIAEELAQSQRAISIAEFFEKNKHMLGFDSGARALVTAVKEAVDNALDACEEAGILPDIYVEIQEAGDYYRLIVEDNGPGITKEQLPKIFGKLLYGSRFHAREQNRGQQGIGISAAVLYSQLTSGKPAKITSRPKGQADAQYFELIIDTDTNEPEISVDETTSWERPHGTRIELEMEANMRARSSLQDYIQDTAVVNPHARIEFMEPGLDESLKFERVEGASLPAETEEIRPHPHGVELGTLLKMLEATDSYSISGFMQGEFTRVGQKTADSVIANFNDRHFGRGMAWSPPASHEDADIEAAVENAVANKGATATSEFAAAVTDDIESRGQVAYHDIVEIVDAAADDAEADHGTTFGSTVRENAVEAAWAAVTAERTSDLYELVDAATTVRKDDAAVEGVASRLAEKFADPESAGDDDRRHRLTRDEFRAYVDRAADMTEEQDDATFGDTARENIVEELWDVAGRVPDEPPNVSEVASDRDTASELLTAMRETDIIAPPTDCLAPITDELVESGLRKEYDADFYAASTRDASVHGGDPFIVEAGIAYGGDLPAEGSVEVRRFANRVPLVYQRGACATTDVVKSINWRNYNLDQPGGSGIPNGPAVIMVHVASTNVPFTSESKDAIANVPEMEDEIELAIREAARELKSYLNKRRSMQQRREKQDKLATILPEMAEKLTEVTESDELHIDDSLARIMNNVLVEREVEDGTVRLVVENNDDTNAELDVTDIVSAEPGDTNGAQVVEMDGEWFVKWSPTVAAGEQAVLEYSVDDEAEFTVSVDGVEDEKLTVDA from the coding sequence ATGACCTCGTTTCAGTCGCAACTCGGCGACGGGGAGGGCATCGCCGAGGAGCTGGCCCAGTCCCAGCGGGCCATCTCCATCGCCGAGTTCTTCGAGAAGAACAAGCACATGCTCGGCTTCGACTCGGGGGCGCGGGCGCTCGTCACAGCCGTCAAGGAGGCGGTCGACAACGCCCTGGACGCCTGCGAGGAGGCCGGCATCCTGCCCGACATCTACGTCGAGATACAGGAAGCGGGCGACTACTACCGCCTCATCGTCGAGGACAACGGGCCCGGCATCACCAAAGAGCAGCTCCCGAAAATCTTCGGGAAGCTCCTCTATGGCTCCCGGTTCCACGCCCGCGAGCAGAACCGCGGCCAGCAGGGTATCGGCATCTCAGCCGCCGTCCTCTACTCGCAGCTCACCTCCGGCAAGCCCGCGAAGATTACCTCCCGGCCCAAGGGTCAGGCCGACGCCCAGTACTTCGAGCTCATCATCGACACCGACACGAACGAACCCGAGATAAGCGTCGACGAGACGACCTCCTGGGAGCGCCCTCACGGCACGCGCATCGAACTGGAGATGGAGGCGAACATGCGGGCCCGGTCGAGCCTGCAGGACTACATCCAGGACACCGCCGTCGTCAACCCCCACGCCCGCATCGAGTTCATGGAGCCGGGGCTCGACGAGTCGCTGAAGTTCGAGCGCGTCGAGGGCGCGTCCTTGCCCGCCGAGACCGAGGAGATTCGCCCGCACCCCCACGGGGTCGAACTCGGGACGCTGCTGAAGATGCTGGAGGCCACGGATTCGTACTCCATCTCGGGGTTCATGCAGGGCGAGTTCACCCGCGTCGGCCAGAAGACCGCCGACAGCGTCATCGCGAACTTCAACGACCGCCACTTCGGTCGCGGGATGGCGTGGTCGCCGCCCGCGAGCCACGAGGACGCCGACATCGAGGCCGCCGTCGAGAACGCGGTCGCCAACAAGGGCGCGACCGCCACCAGCGAGTTCGCCGCCGCCGTCACCGACGATATCGAGTCCCGGGGGCAAGTCGCCTACCACGACATCGTCGAAATCGTCGACGCAGCCGCCGACGACGCCGAGGCCGACCACGGAACTACCTTCGGCAGTACGGTCAGGGAGAACGCCGTCGAGGCCGCCTGGGCCGCCGTCACCGCCGAGCGGACGAGCGACCTCTACGAACTCGTCGACGCCGCGACCACCGTACGGAAGGACGACGCGGCCGTCGAGGGGGTGGCCTCGCGCCTGGCCGAGAAGTTCGCCGACCCCGAAAGCGCCGGGGACGACGACCGCCGCCACCGGCTGACACGCGACGAGTTCCGCGCCTACGTCGACCGTGCCGCGGACATGACCGAGGAGCAGGACGACGCGACCTTCGGCGACACGGCCAGGGAGAACATCGTCGAGGAGCTGTGGGACGTGGCCGGCCGGGTCCCCGACGAGCCGCCGAACGTCTCCGAGGTGGCGAGTGACCGCGACACGGCCAGCGAGCTGCTGACCGCGATGCGGGAGACCGACATCATCGCGCCGCCGACGGACTGCCTGGCGCCCATCACCGACGAACTGGTCGAGTCGGGCCTCCGCAAGGAGTACGACGCCGACTTCTACGCCGCTTCGACCCGTGACGCGTCGGTCCACGGCGGCGACCCGTTCATCGTCGAGGCCGGCATCGCCTACGGCGGCGACCTCCCGGCCGAGGGGAGCGTCGAAGTGCGTCGGTTCGCCAACCGTGTCCCGCTGGTCTACCAGCGCGGGGCGTGTGCGACGACGGACGTGGTCAAGTCCATTAACTGGCGCAACTACAACCTAGACCAGCCCGGCGGCTCGGGCATCCCGAACGGCCCCGCCGTCATCATGGTCCACGTCGCCTCGACGAACGTCCCCTTCACGAGCGAGTCCAAGGACGCCATCGCGAACGTCCCCGAAATGGAAGACGAGATAGAGCTCGCCATCAGGGAGGCCGCCCGCGAGCTCAAGAGCTACCTGAACAAGCGCCGGTCGATGCAACAGCGCCGGGAGAAACAGGACAAGCTGGCGACCATCCTCCCGGAGATGGCCGAGAAGCTCACCGAGGTCACCGAGAGCGACGAGCTACACATCGACGACTCGCTCGCCCGCATCATGAACAACGTCCTCGTCGAGCGGGAGGTCGAGGACGGCACCGTCCGGCTCGTCGTCGAGAACAACGACGACACCAACGCCGAGCTCGACGTGACCGACATCGTCAGCGCCGAACCGGGGGACACCAACGGCGCACAGGTCGTCGAGATGGACGGCGAGTGGTTCGTGAAGTGGTCGCCGACGGTGGCGGCCGGCGAGCAGGCGGTCCTGGAGTACAGCGTGGACGACGAGGCCGAGTTCACCGTCTCGGTCGACGGCGTCGAGGACGAGAAACTGACGGTGGACGCCTAA
- a CDS encoding type II secretion system F family protein, with protein MALNPLGLAPLAVVAGILGLVVLSSASEAVDRRLTSVARRLFGRYVKPSAERERQLEAAYIGQSYRTYATRTYFYTGLAAVGGAVAGAYAVGGFLLLVPVIVDLMMGLPRTMVNAFGIRGFELVLTSGQTLAILVGSGVVSGALAAVLTYVLRWEMPKNRAEVRQRNIDAGMARTIAFMYALSRGGMSFPDVMAVLARNEEIYGENAREFAVAVREMDLFGQDMISSIKRMNRRTPSERFKTFSENLSSVLQSGQSLSSFLHNQYERHQEEAAERQADLLESLATIAEAYVTIFVAGVLFLITILMVFGLTTTDTLPFLQLLGYLAIPLANLGFMVYLNQKLSALGIGDTGTTRALERVATATMGRPSDASSATGLTDGGTVGESDPNWARLRFHDRLGSLKATLRSPARTLIWNPTHVLYLSVPVALVLFAVRLPSAFQTASVNLRILDDLVVQSLLVVLGSFAVVRTIYSRRISRIEAATPELLERLASLNEAGMTLVESIRRVRGSDVGVLSPEVERIWADISMGANVDDALVRFGRRIRTTSISRVVTLLTKAMHASGQLGSVLRIAANQARADHRLRNRRRQQMLTYLVVIYISFFVFLVIIVAVQEVLVPALPSSVPTPSNANRLGVNTDQFARLGQVDKAAYTLVFFHIALVQALLTGFIGGQLGEGSLKDGAKHAAILLGIAYVAFVLLSSPVASMTVENPSVEGGQLTVDSASMSTGGFVVVHAQDQNGTVLGTSGYLAPGSHSDVRITLDEQPPARQPLVLVAHRDTNDNQRLDYDFESPGETDEPYAASGQSRYVSIEVDLDDGE; from the coding sequence ATGGCGCTGAACCCGCTGGGACTGGCTCCGCTGGCCGTCGTCGCCGGAATCCTCGGCCTCGTCGTGCTCTCCTCGGCCAGCGAGGCCGTCGACCGACGGCTGACGAGTGTCGCCCGCCGGCTCTTTGGGCGGTACGTCAAGCCGTCGGCCGAGCGCGAGCGCCAGCTCGAAGCCGCCTACATCGGGCAGTCCTACCGGACCTACGCCACCAGGACGTACTTCTACACCGGACTGGCGGCCGTCGGGGGCGCCGTCGCCGGTGCCTACGCCGTCGGCGGGTTCCTCCTGCTCGTTCCCGTCATCGTCGACCTCATGATGGGGCTGCCGCGGACGATGGTCAACGCCTTCGGTATCCGCGGGTTCGAACTCGTGCTTACGAGCGGCCAGACGCTGGCGATACTCGTCGGCAGCGGCGTCGTCTCCGGCGCGCTCGCGGCCGTGTTGACGTACGTGCTGCGCTGGGAGATGCCGAAGAACCGGGCGGAGGTCCGCCAGCGCAACATCGACGCGGGGATGGCCCGCACCATCGCCTTCATGTACGCTCTCTCGCGGGGCGGGATGTCGTTCCCGGACGTGATGGCCGTCCTGGCGAGAAACGAGGAGATATACGGCGAGAACGCCCGGGAGTTCGCCGTCGCCGTCCGCGAGATGGACCTGTTCGGCCAGGACATGATTTCGAGCATCAAGCGGATGAACAGGCGGACCCCGAGCGAGCGGTTCAAGACGTTCTCGGAGAACCTCTCGTCGGTCCTCCAGAGCGGCCAGTCGCTCTCGTCGTTCCTGCACAACCAGTACGAGCGCCACCAGGAGGAGGCCGCCGAGCGCCAGGCCGACTTACTGGAGTCGCTGGCGACAATCGCCGAGGCTTACGTCACCATCTTCGTCGCCGGGGTGCTCTTCCTCATCACCATTCTGATGGTGTTCGGGCTGACGACGACGGACACGCTGCCTTTCCTCCAGCTGCTCGGCTATCTCGCGATTCCGCTGGCCAACCTCGGCTTCATGGTGTATCTCAACCAGAAGCTCTCGGCGCTCGGCATCGGCGACACCGGGACGACGCGGGCGCTCGAACGGGTGGCGACGGCCACGATGGGCCGTCCCTCGGACGCCAGTAGCGCGACCGGACTGACCGACGGGGGCACCGTCGGCGAGAGCGACCCCAACTGGGCGCGGCTCCGATTCCACGACCGGCTGGGCTCGCTGAAGGCGACCCTGCGTTCGCCCGCCCGTACCCTCATCTGGAACCCGACTCACGTCCTGTATCTCTCGGTCCCCGTCGCGCTGGTGCTGTTTGCCGTCCGCCTCCCGTCGGCGTTCCAGACGGCGTCGGTCAACCTCCGGATACTCGACGACCTCGTCGTCCAGTCGCTGCTCGTGGTGCTTGGCTCCTTTGCCGTCGTCCGGACCATCTACAGCCGTCGTATCAGCCGTATCGAGGCCGCGACGCCGGAGCTCCTGGAACGGCTCGCCAGCCTCAACGAGGCCGGGATGACGCTCGTCGAGAGCATCCGACGGGTCCGGGGCAGCGACGTGGGGGTGCTCTCCCCCGAGGTCGAGCGCATCTGGGCCGACATCAGCATGGGCGCGAACGTCGACGACGCGCTCGTCCGATTCGGCCGGCGTATCCGGACGACCTCTATCTCCCGGGTCGTCACGCTGCTGACGAAGGCGATGCACGCCTCCGGACAGCTGGGGTCGGTGCTACGCATCGCGGCCAACCAGGCGCGGGCCGACCACCGGCTCCGCAACCGACGGCGCCAGCAGATGTTGACCTACCTCGTGGTCATCTACATCTCCTTTTTCGTCTTCCTGGTCATCATCGTCGCCGTCCAGGAGGTGCTCGTCCCGGCGCTGCCCTCCTCGGTCCCGACGCCGTCGAACGCGAACCGGCTCGGGGTCAACACCGACCAGTTCGCCCGGCTGGGCCAGGTGGACAAGGCCGCGTACACCCTCGTCTTCTTCCACATCGCCCTCGTCCAGGCCCTCCTGACGGGATTCATCGGCGGCCAGCTCGGCGAGGGGAGCCTGAAAGACGGCGCGAAACACGCCGCCATCCTGCTCGGTATCGCCTACGTCGCCTTCGTTCTGCTTTCCTCCCCGGTGGCCTCGATGACCGTCGAGAACCCGAGCGTCGAGGGGGGCCAGCTCACCGTCGATTCGGCGTCGATGTCCACCGGCGGGTTCGTCGTGGTCCACGCACAGGACCAGAACGGGACGGTCCTGGGCACGTCGGGCTACCTCGCCCCGGGCTCGCACAGCGACGTACGCATCACGCTCGACGAACAGCCCCCCGCCCGCCAGCCGCTGGTACTCGTCGCCCATCGGGACACCAACGACAACCAGCGGCTGGACTACGACTTCGAGAGCCCGGGCGAGACCGACGAGCCCTACGCGGCCTCGGGCCAGAGCCGATACGTCTCCATCGAGGTCGACCTCGATGACGGGGAGTAG